The following proteins are encoded in a genomic region of Streptomyces sp. SLBN-31:
- a CDS encoding Ppx/GppA family phosphatase has product MRISVVDVGSNTVRLVVSDADGGVPLPVHTAKWRLRLSEHVRPGSDIPEEDVERLVVAVTEASRTAARWGAAGPLAFATAVVRSAPNRLEVLRAVRSRTGVQLCTLPGELEAELTFLGARRWMGWRSGPLALLDIGGGSLEVAFGRGRLPDFVASLPLGAGRLTHEFFHGEDPPSWEQVRALRRKVRHQLRDVAARIRWEGPRTAVATSRTFQQLGRLCGAAPGRHGPFVERQLRRADLRLAVDRLAALTAAERARLPGISAPRAAQSLAGALVGHTAMKLTGLSAVTVCPWAIREGVLLRHIEDGPAWWAEVNRLDESPGAPEPLPLRIATANH; this is encoded by the coding sequence ATGCGGATCAGCGTCGTGGATGTGGGGTCGAACACGGTACGTCTGGTGGTTTCGGATGCCGACGGCGGGGTACCGCTGCCCGTCCACACGGCCAAGTGGCGGCTGCGTCTGTCGGAGCACGTGCGGCCCGGGAGCGACATCCCCGAGGAGGATGTCGAGCGGCTCGTCGTGGCGGTCACCGAGGCGAGCCGGACCGCGGCCCGCTGGGGCGCTGCCGGTCCGCTCGCCTTCGCCACCGCCGTGGTGCGCAGCGCCCCGAACCGCCTGGAGGTCCTGCGCGCCGTCCGGTCCCGCACCGGCGTCCAGCTGTGCACGCTGCCCGGCGAACTGGAGGCCGAGCTCACCTTCCTCGGGGCGCGACGCTGGATGGGCTGGCGCTCGGGACCGCTGGCGCTGCTGGACATCGGCGGCGGTTCCCTCGAAGTCGCCTTCGGCCGCGGCCGGTTGCCGGACTTCGTGGCCTCGCTGCCGCTGGGCGCGGGCCGGCTGACCCACGAGTTCTTCCACGGCGAGGACCCGCCCAGCTGGGAGCAGGTGCGGGCGCTGCGCCGCAAGGTCCGCCACCAGCTGCGGGACGTGGCGGCGCGGATCCGCTGGGAGGGCCCGCGCACCGCGGTCGCCACCTCCCGGACGTTTCAGCAGCTGGGCCGGCTGTGCGGGGCCGCCCCGGGGCGGCACGGGCCGTTCGTGGAGCGGCAGCTGCGCCGCGCCGACCTGCGGCTGGCCGTCGACCGGCTGGCGGCGCTGACCGCGGCCGAACGCGCTCGGCTGCCCGGCATCTCCGCGCCGCGCGCCGCACAGAGCCTGGCCGGCGCGCTGGTCGGGCACACCGCCATGAAACTGACCGGCCTCAGCGCGGTCACCGTCTGCCCCTGGGCGATCCGCGAGGGCGTCCTGCTGCGCCACATCGAGGACGGTCCGGCCTGGTGGGCGGAGGTCAACCGGCTCGACGAGTCGCCCGGCGCCCCCGAACCGCTGCCCCTGCGGATCGCCACCGCCAACCACTGA
- a CDS encoding MFS transporter, which produces MAQKTLTGGTSTGAVEAPDAPSAKRWWILAVVAVAQLMVVLDATIVNIALPSAQADLGFSDGNRQWIVTAYALAFASLLLLGGRIADLFGRKTAFLVGVVGFAAVSALGGAANGFGMLVTARALQGAFGALLAPAALSLLNTTFTDARERARAFSVYGAIAGAGGAVGLLLGGVLTDAFDWRWTLYVNVLIAVVAFVGGWMLLTNHRDAENGRLDVPGTILVASGLFSLVYGFSNAETHDWGSALTWGFLTAGGLLLAAFAWWQTRAAHPLLPLRILLDRNRAASFLAVLISAGGMFGVFLFLTYYLQLNLGFSPTKTGVAFLPMVGALMVAAQLGTTVLLPRVGPKVAVPLGFAVAAVGMAWLTGIDNGSSYVSAVLPQLIVTGVGLGLVMPASMQLATGGVTAEDAGVASATVNAMQQVGGSIGTALLNTLAASAASDYLAGRDATSKLVQAQATIESYTTAFWWSAGMFAAGAVIAFLLFRRGVPEQDPGAAPVVHM; this is translated from the coding sequence ATGGCCCAGAAGACCCTCACCGGCGGCACCTCCACCGGTGCCGTCGAGGCGCCCGACGCGCCCTCCGCGAAGCGATGGTGGATCCTCGCCGTCGTCGCGGTCGCGCAGCTGATGGTGGTGCTCGACGCGACCATCGTGAACATCGCCCTGCCCTCCGCCCAGGCCGACCTCGGGTTCTCCGACGGCAACCGGCAGTGGATCGTCACCGCGTACGCCCTGGCGTTCGCCTCGCTGCTGCTGCTCGGCGGCCGGATAGCCGACCTGTTCGGGCGCAAGACGGCCTTCCTGGTCGGCGTGGTCGGCTTTGCCGCCGTCTCCGCGCTCGGCGGAGCCGCCAACGGCTTCGGCATGCTCGTCACCGCGCGCGCCCTGCAGGGTGCCTTCGGCGCGCTGCTCGCGCCCGCCGCGCTGTCCCTGCTGAACACGACCTTCACCGACGCACGGGAACGCGCCCGGGCGTTCAGCGTGTACGGCGCCATCGCCGGCGCCGGCGGTGCCGTGGGCCTGCTGCTCGGCGGTGTGCTGACCGACGCCTTCGACTGGCGCTGGACGCTGTACGTGAACGTGCTGATCGCCGTCGTCGCCTTCGTGGGCGGCTGGATGCTGCTGACCAACCACCGCGACGCCGAGAACGGCAGGCTGGACGTGCCCGGCACGATCCTGGTCGCCTCCGGACTGTTCTCGCTGGTCTACGGCTTCTCCAACGCCGAGACGCACGACTGGGGCTCCGCCCTCACCTGGGGCTTTCTGACAGCGGGCGGGCTGTTGCTGGCCGCCTTCGCCTGGTGGCAGACCCGGGCCGCGCACCCGCTGCTGCCACTGCGCATCCTGCTCGACCGCAACCGCGCGGCCTCCTTCCTCGCGGTGCTGATCTCCGCCGGCGGCATGTTCGGCGTGTTCCTCTTCCTCACCTACTACCTGCAGCTGAACCTCGGCTTCAGCCCGACGAAGACCGGTGTGGCGTTCCTGCCGATGGTGGGCGCGCTGATGGTGGCGGCGCAGCTCGGCACCACGGTCCTGCTGCCGCGCGTCGGGCCGAAGGTGGCCGTCCCGCTGGGCTTCGCGGTGGCCGCGGTCGGCATGGCCTGGCTGACCGGTATCGACAACGGCTCCAGCTACGTCAGCGCGGTGCTCCCCCAGCTGATCGTGACCGGCGTCGGTCTGGGCCTGGTCATGCCGGCCTCCATGCAGCTGGCCACCGGCGGGGTGACCGCCGAGGACGCGGGCGTCGCCTCCGCGACGGTCAACGCCATGCAGCAGGTGGGCGGGTCGATCGGTACGGCGCTGCTGAACACCCTCGCCGCGAGCGCCGCGAGCGACTACCTGGCCGGCCGGGACGCCACCAGCAAGCTGGTGCAGGCCCAGGCGACGATCGAGAGCTACACCACCGCCTTCTGGTGGTCGGCGGGCATGTTCGCCGCGGGCGCCGTGATCGCCTTCCTGCTCTTCCGCCGCGGGGTGCCGGAGCAGGATCCGGGCGCCGCGCCGGTCGTCCACATGTGA
- a CDS encoding SRPBCC family protein translates to MAAALTGTCPTLDDGRRAVRFARTYDLPVERVWQFVTDAGELAHWFPSRAEIDPRPGGTITFGADPDMPESTGRVLGLDEPRHLSFDWGGDELRFDLEALDEGRTRFTLTNVLRAADTAARNAAGWEVCLAALDAHARGERFEEPHAGPSALWKEFYDAYVEAGVPSGAPVPGLD, encoded by the coding sequence ATGGCCGCAGCGCTCACCGGAACCTGCCCGACCCTCGACGACGGCCGCCGGGCCGTCCGCTTCGCCCGCACCTACGACCTGCCGGTCGAGCGGGTCTGGCAGTTCGTCACCGACGCCGGGGAACTCGCCCACTGGTTCCCCTCCCGCGCCGAGATCGACCCGCGCCCCGGCGGCACCATCACCTTCGGCGCGGACCCGGACATGCCGGAGTCCACCGGCCGGGTGCTCGGCCTGGACGAACCCCGCCACCTGTCCTTCGACTGGGGCGGCGACGAGCTCCGCTTCGACCTCGAGGCACTGGACGAAGGGCGCACCCGTTTCACCCTGACCAACGTCCTGCGGGCCGCCGACACCGCCGCCCGCAACGCCGCCGGCTGGGAGGTCTGCCTGGCCGCACTCGACGCACACGCGCGCGGCGAGCGGTTCGAGGAGCCGCACGCCGGGCCGAGCGCGCTGTGGAAGGAGTTCTACGACGCCTACGTCGAGGCCGGTGTGCCCTCCGGGGCGCCGGTCCCCGGGCTGGACTGA
- a CDS encoding NHLP bacteriocin export ABC transporter permease/ATPase subunit, whose amino-acid sequence MTTAHEGDLVLGALGSMGTFVDCSGLTRLDLEGPQVLWLVAAGSLDLFAVDAAQQGTWHHLGRLEAGSLLLGPVAGPQHTLVARPLRDCVVHRIGLRELYQTADTQTWSYDEYGNPQYVPPTTSPLEYALALGVGRSLSVLFQAPMATERATEVTDDDVFWMQVPPGSVQYGSLYGAEAAADLLMDPAVWQSMVDQQYRLLTTLDRWIEQLERTHETRTAAGIKAGEAVRAQADRTLLASIGKSSSKRTTAADADATYAACKLVAEAAGIQLADRTQSGTGGDRLDPVEQVAIASRVRTRAVRLDGPWWRDDVGPLVGHRALSGAPVALLWRRGGYVAVHPATGRETPVEKANAEEFEPRAVMFYRPLPDRTLSPLRLLRFSMRGTGSDLVNLLLSGLVTVAIGALVPIATGRVLGEFVPRAQTNLIGQVCLAVMVTSLVAAAFMLLENLTILRLEGRIEATLQPAVWDRLLRLPTKFFTERSTGELASAAMGISAMRRMMAGIGPVVAQSVTVGAMNLGLLFWYSPSMALAAIGMLVVIAGAFLGLGLWQVRWQRKLVVLGNKLNNQAFQTLRGLPKLRVAAAENYAYAAWASEFARSRELQQKVGRIKNLTTVMGAVYLPLCTLLMFMLLAGPARGSMSAASFLTFNTSVTMLLTSVTQLTGAFVSAVAALPLFEEIKPVLEATPEVRTASTRPGPLSGAIEARRLSFRYADDGPLVLDDVSFEVRPGEFVAIVGPSGCGKSTLLRLLIGFDKPVSGSVLYDGQDLAALDQSAVRRQCGVVLQHAQPFTGSILDVICGTEPYTPEEAMAAAEMAGLAEDIKRMPMGLHTIVSGSGAVSGGQRQRLMIAQALIRRPRILFFDEATSALDNETQRTVIESTKALNATRIVIAHRLSTVLDADRVIVMEDGKVAQQGPPAQLLADTGGRLHELVRRQMA is encoded by the coding sequence ATGACGACCGCACACGAAGGCGACCTCGTACTCGGCGCCCTCGGGTCCATGGGCACCTTCGTCGACTGCTCGGGGCTGACCCGGCTCGACCTGGAGGGCCCGCAGGTGCTGTGGCTGGTCGCGGCCGGGAGCCTGGACCTGTTCGCGGTGGACGCCGCGCAGCAGGGCACCTGGCACCACCTGGGCCGGCTGGAGGCGGGCTCACTGCTGCTGGGACCCGTCGCCGGACCGCAGCACACCCTGGTGGCACGCCCGTTGCGCGACTGCGTGGTGCACCGCATCGGTCTGCGCGAGCTGTACCAGACGGCCGACACCCAGACCTGGTCCTACGACGAGTACGGCAACCCGCAGTACGTGCCACCCACCACCAGCCCGCTGGAGTACGCCCTCGCCCTCGGCGTCGGCCGCAGCCTGTCCGTCCTCTTCCAGGCACCGATGGCCACCGAACGCGCCACCGAGGTCACCGATGACGACGTCTTCTGGATGCAGGTGCCGCCCGGCAGCGTCCAGTACGGCTCGCTGTACGGCGCCGAGGCCGCCGCGGACCTGCTGATGGACCCCGCGGTCTGGCAGAGCATGGTCGACCAGCAGTACCGGCTGCTGACCACGCTGGACCGCTGGATCGAGCAGCTGGAGCGGACCCACGAGACGCGCACGGCGGCCGGTATCAAGGCGGGTGAGGCGGTCCGTGCCCAGGCCGACCGGACGCTGCTGGCCTCCATCGGCAAGTCCTCGTCCAAGCGCACGACCGCCGCCGACGCGGACGCGACGTACGCCGCCTGCAAGCTCGTCGCCGAGGCGGCCGGCATCCAGCTCGCCGACCGCACGCAGTCCGGCACCGGCGGCGACCGGCTCGACCCGGTGGAGCAGGTGGCGATCGCCTCCCGCGTCCGGACCAGGGCGGTGCGCCTGGACGGCCCCTGGTGGCGGGACGATGTCGGACCGCTCGTCGGGCACCGGGCACTGTCGGGTGCGCCGGTCGCGCTGCTGTGGCGGCGCGGCGGCTATGTGGCCGTACATCCGGCGACCGGCCGCGAGACCCCCGTCGAGAAGGCCAACGCGGAGGAGTTCGAGCCGCGCGCGGTGATGTTCTACCGGCCGCTGCCGGACCGGACGCTGAGCCCGCTGCGGCTGCTGCGGTTCAGCATGCGGGGCACCGGGAGCGACCTGGTGAACCTGCTCCTGAGCGGCCTCGTCACGGTCGCCATCGGCGCGCTGGTGCCGATCGCTACCGGCAGGGTGCTGGGCGAGTTCGTGCCGAGGGCCCAGACGAACCTGATCGGCCAGGTCTGTCTGGCGGTGATGGTGACGAGCCTGGTGGCGGCCGCCTTCATGCTGCTGGAGAACCTCACCATCCTGCGGCTGGAGGGCCGAATCGAGGCCACCCTGCAGCCGGCCGTGTGGGACCGGCTGCTGAGGCTGCCCACGAAGTTCTTCACCGAGCGCTCCACCGGTGAGCTGGCGAGCGCGGCCATGGGCATCAGCGCGATGCGCCGCATGATGGCGGGCATCGGGCCGGTCGTCGCCCAGTCGGTGACGGTCGGCGCGATGAACCTGGGGCTGCTGTTCTGGTACAGCCCGTCGATGGCGCTGGCGGCGATCGGCATGCTCGTCGTCATCGCGGGCGCGTTCCTGGGGCTCGGCCTGTGGCAGGTGCGCTGGCAGCGCAAGCTGGTGGTGCTCGGCAACAAGCTGAACAACCAGGCGTTCCAGACCCTGCGCGGCCTGCCGAAGCTGCGGGTGGCGGCGGCCGAGAACTACGCCTACGCGGCCTGGGCGTCGGAGTTCGCGCGCAGTCGCGAACTGCAGCAGAAGGTCGGCCGCATCAAGAACCTCACGACGGTCATGGGCGCGGTCTACCTGCCCCTGTGCACCCTGCTGATGTTCATGCTGCTGGCCGGTCCGGCGCGCGGTTCCATGTCGGCGGCGAGCTTCCTGACCTTCAACACCTCGGTGACGATGCTGCTGACCTCGGTCACCCAGCTGACCGGCGCGTTCGTCTCGGCGGTGGCCGCTCTCCCGCTGTTCGAGGAGATCAAGCCGGTGCTGGAGGCGACGCCGGAGGTGCGCACGGCGAGCACCCGGCCGGGTCCGCTCTCAGGTGCCATCGAGGCGCGTCGGCTGTCCTTCCGGTACGCCGACGACGGGCCGCTGGTCCTGGACGACGTGTCCTTCGAGGTGCGCCCGGGCGAGTTCGTGGCGATCGTCGGCCCCAGCGGGTGCGGAAAGTCCACGCTGCTCAGGCTGCTGATCGGCTTCGACAAGCCGGTCTCGGGCAGTGTCCTGTACGACGGCCAGGACCTGGCCGCCCTCGACCAGTCGGCGGTGCGCCGGCAGTGCGGTGTGGTGCTGCAGCACGCGCAGCCGTTCACCGGTTCCATCCTGGACGTCATCTGCGGCACCGAGCCGTACACGCCGGAGGAGGCGATGGCGGCGGCCGAGATGGCGGGCCTGGCCGAGGACATCAAGCGGATGCCGATGGGGCTGCACACGATCGTCTCGGGCAGCGGTGCCGTCTCCGGCGGCCAGCGTCAGCGCCTGATGATCGCCCAGGCGCTGATCCGCCGGCCGCGGATCCTGTTCTTCGACGAGGCGACCAGTGCCCTGGACAACGAGACCCAGCGCACGGTGATCGAGTCGACCAAGGCGCTCAACGCCACCCGGATCGTCATCGCCCACCGCCTGTCGACGGTCCTCGACGCCGACCGCGTGATCGTCATGGAGGACGGCAAGGTCGCCCAGCAGGGCCCGCCGGCGCAGCTGCTGGCGGACACGGGCGGGCGGCTGCACGAGCTGGTGCGGCGCCAGATGGCGTGA